From a region of the Candidatus Sysuiplasma jiujiangense genome:
- a CDS encoding MFS transporter: MSRGNYSALFQDRNFLRFWASTLSADLGYGMFELAITWLVITTSHSAAVTGGVLFVEFSTYSLTAVVGPLIDSTSNKKLFITKVFPIQAGIAVIVTVLIIFRAVTVPLILLIAFLMAFLWDFPWLAQSAMLPLILKRQKLLQANSLMQAFGGGSTIFINALAGIVIAIVGVQGVSTIYAITFLASAAIMRTVNVPHTEKRSLSAGALSSSLIEGWRYVMHGARKDLRELFFVSGLQGFFSVAPILLITVISFTYLHDDVTEYGILNALLLAGGFAGNFIFGKLNPTPRIGRVMLLTTFVEGFLIALSPVTVHSIVLTDMIWFLVGSFDPIFYNGYNSYIQSTVDHDHMARVKGNAYLLRGMGRGGGNLALGILILYSGLAAGAEIFGFALALLAAFLLLARSEISKMGYV; this comes from the coding sequence ATGAGTCGCGGAAATTATTCTGCACTGTTCCAGGACCGAAACTTCCTCAGATTCTGGGCATCCACCCTTTCGGCCGATCTGGGATACGGCATGTTCGAGCTGGCAATTACATGGCTTGTCATAACGACGAGTCATTCTGCCGCAGTCACAGGCGGTGTCCTGTTTGTTGAATTTTCAACATATTCGCTTACCGCCGTGGTCGGGCCGCTCATAGACAGCACATCAAACAAAAAGCTGTTTATCACGAAGGTATTTCCGATACAGGCCGGCATTGCAGTCATCGTAACCGTACTGATAATTTTCAGGGCTGTGACAGTCCCGCTCATTCTGCTTATTGCATTCCTTATGGCATTTCTCTGGGATTTTCCCTGGCTTGCGCAATCAGCGATGCTCCCGCTGATTCTGAAGAGGCAGAAGTTGCTCCAGGCAAACTCGCTGATGCAGGCGTTTGGTGGCGGCTCAACAATATTCATCAACGCGCTTGCGGGCATTGTCATCGCGATTGTGGGTGTCCAGGGTGTTTCAACAATTTATGCGATTACTTTTCTGGCTTCGGCTGCGATTATGAGGACAGTCAATGTCCCGCATACGGAAAAACGCTCCCTCTCTGCCGGTGCCCTCTCTTCCAGCCTGATCGAGGGATGGAGATATGTTATGCATGGCGCAAGAAAGGATCTCAGAGAGCTCTTCTTCGTCTCGGGATTGCAGGGATTTTTCTCTGTCGCACCGATTCTCCTGATAACGGTCATATCGTTCACCTATCTGCATGACGATGTGACCGAGTACGGAATACTCAATGCACTGCTCCTTGCGGGCGGTTTTGCCGGCAATTTCATTTTTGGCAAGCTGAATCCTACACCGAGAATTGGCCGCGTAATGCTGCTGACCACTTTTGTCGAAGGCTTTCTGATAGCGCTCAGCCCGGTGACAGTGCACAGTATTGTGCTTACTGACATGATATGGTTCCTGGTAGGCTCTTTCGATCCGATTTTTTACAACGGTTATAACTCATATATTCAGTCCACTGTCGATCACGACCATATGGCAAGGGTGAAGGGCAACGCATACCTTCTCCGCGGAATGGGAAGGGGAGGCGGGAACCTCGCACTAGGCATACTTATTCTCTATTCGGGTCTTGCCGCCGGTGCCGAAATATTCGGTTTTGCGCTTGCGCTGCTTGCTGCCTTTCTGCTGCTGGCACGTTCAGAGATTAGCAAAATGGGCTATGTCTGA
- a CDS encoding universal stress protein — translation MEKNTVSNPLKLKSVLVAIDSSKKSMKALEFSFRLLSSNKEGKLYILNAVNPVLLRVSGDAPQTGIMVIEKQEEELREAKQLINHAVAHAKANGILNVEGIVKEADPVRAIIQTADSVKPDLIVLGNRGRGFRRGIFFGSVSQRVAADSPVSVMIVK, via the coding sequence ATGGAGAAGAATACTGTCTCTAACCCCCTCAAACTCAAATCGGTTCTTGTCGCCATCGACTCATCAAAGAAATCCATGAAAGCGCTTGAGTTCTCCTTCCGTCTTCTGAGCAGCAACAAGGAAGGCAAGCTTTACATACTCAACGCCGTGAACCCGGTGCTGCTGCGCGTCAGCGGTGATGCACCGCAGACTGGCATCATGGTCATCGAGAAGCAGGAAGAGGAGCTGAGGGAAGCGAAACAGCTCATAAATCATGCAGTCGCGCATGCGAAGGCGAACGGTATACTGAATGTTGAGGGAATAGTCAAGGAAGCAGATCCGGTAAGGGCAATAATACAGACAGCCGATTCGGTGAAACCGGATCTGATCGTCCTGGGAAACAGGGGGAGGGGGTTCAGGAGAGGTATTTTCTTCGGTTCCGTTTCACAGAGAGTTGCCGCCGATTCGCCTGTATCGGTGATGATCGTCAAGTGA
- a CDS encoding zinc-binding alcohol dehydrogenase family protein, with protein MTLASRKTGYWLEQEDVEIGNPAEGEVLVKVENCGVCRTDLHIAEGDLGVTDKRLIPGHEGIGRVVATGSGVTEVEAGERVGVPWLHGTCGRCEYCVSGRENLCPEKIFTGYTVNGAFAEFVLARSSYVLRIPDEISSAQAAPLMCSGIIGYRAFKIARPSPGGKIGIFGFGSSAHIICQVAYMLGYEVAAVSRSEEHLELARRLGASGSFVSGDAPSALREKLDSALLFAPSGIAMKDALECLKPGGTLSIPLIHMNAVSDMDYEKHLFHEKKVITVEANTRADANEFMRLAGSLKIRSVLEEYPMLRANEALLALRESRINGAAVLDIT; from the coding sequence ATGACTCTTGCGAGCAGAAAGACGGGTTACTGGCTGGAGCAGGAAGATGTCGAAATCGGCAATCCCGCGGAAGGGGAAGTGCTTGTGAAGGTGGAAAACTGCGGTGTCTGCAGAACAGACCTGCACATCGCCGAGGGCGATCTCGGCGTGACAGACAAACGGCTGATTCCCGGGCATGAGGGCATCGGACGGGTCGTTGCCACAGGCAGCGGTGTTACTGAGGTTGAAGCGGGTGAAAGGGTCGGAGTGCCCTGGCTTCACGGCACATGCGGCAGATGCGAATACTGTGTTTCCGGAAGGGAAAATCTGTGCCCGGAAAAGATTTTTACCGGCTATACCGTAAACGGCGCATTCGCCGAGTTTGTTCTTGCCCGTTCCTCCTATGTATTGCGCATACCGGATGAAATTTCCTCCGCGCAGGCTGCACCGCTGATGTGTTCCGGTATTATCGGTTACCGCGCATTCAAGATTGCAAGACCCTCGCCCGGCGGGAAAATAGGTATATTCGGTTTTGGCAGTTCGGCTCATATAATCTGCCAGGTCGCATACATGCTCGGCTATGAAGTTGCCGCCGTGTCCAGATCCGAAGAACACCTGGAGCTAGCGCGGAGGCTTGGTGCCTCCGGGTCATTTGTATCGGGCGATGCCCCTTCAGCCCTCAGGGAAAAACTTGATTCTGCCCTGCTCTTTGCACCGAGCGGTATTGCAATGAAAGATGCACTTGAATGCCTGAAGCCCGGCGGCACGCTCTCGATACCGCTGATTCATATGAATGCGGTATCGGATATGGATTATGAGAAGCATCTGTTCCATGAAAAGAAGGTTATAACGGTAGAGGCAAACACGAGGGCAGACGCGAATGAATTTATGAGACTTGCAGGTAGTTTGAAAATCAGGAGCGTCCTGGAGGAATATCCGATGCTCCGGGCAAATGAGGCGCTCCTCGCTCTCAGGGAATCGAGAATAAACGGTGCCGCAGTACTGGACATCACTTGA
- a CDS encoding GNAT family N-acetyltransferase codes for MIGVQEVNPAVTDIKKFIIQFGELVRASGEDLPAQWAEEKIDSIKNRQEYCYAAVDGNRILGIAVFSQKEGRGFSFVSWENEEVDREALLLLVREYVSRLSPSSWLRISGIHPNIPEETMTSVCAGLGFQKKKRIEMSRGLADIPEATEPEGSFALVPITDFTESVLSRLDWESYRNTPDEGLFANSAEENEKMMHSLLTGDYGPVIKNASVCAVNDGNPIAMIAVTDMGDKAFLADLSVSQNYRRKGLGRFLITRAMKEAALLRKKEMSLWVSEENLGAFALYKQLGFSELRSGTYYVRKSMAENAVK; via the coding sequence ATGATAGGCGTTCAGGAAGTCAACCCGGCTGTTACGGACATAAAGAAGTTCATAATCCAGTTCGGCGAGCTGGTAAGAGCTTCCGGAGAGGATCTTCCAGCGCAATGGGCAGAAGAAAAGATAGACTCGATAAAGAACAGGCAGGAATACTGCTATGCGGCCGTCGATGGGAACAGGATCCTGGGCATTGCCGTGTTCAGCCAGAAGGAGGGAAGGGGTTTCTCATTTGTGTCGTGGGAAAACGAGGAAGTTGACAGGGAAGCGCTGCTTTTGCTTGTCAGAGAATATGTCAGCCGGCTCTCCCCAAGCTCATGGCTGAGAATCAGCGGAATACATCCGAATATACCTGAAGAGACGATGACATCCGTATGCGCCGGCCTCGGATTTCAGAAGAAGAAAAGAATCGAAATGTCAAGGGGTCTGGCAGACATACCGGAGGCGACTGAGCCGGAAGGCTCGTTTGCTCTTGTCCCTATAACGGATTTCACTGAAAGCGTCCTTTCAAGACTCGACTGGGAAAGCTACAGGAACACGCCCGATGAGGGCCTCTTCGCGAACAGTGCAGAGGAAAATGAGAAGATGATGCATTCTCTTCTTACGGGGGACTACGGACCGGTGATAAAGAACGCATCCGTATGTGCAGTGAACGACGGTAACCCGATTGCGATGATTGCCGTTACCGACATGGGTGACAAGGCATTTCTTGCAGATCTGAGCGTATCGCAAAATTACAGGAGAAAGGGACTGGGACGTTTCCTGATAACCAGGGCAATGAAGGAGGCTGCTCTGCTCAGGAAGAAGGAGATGTCTCTCTGGGTGTCTGAAGAGAATCTCGGGGCATTTGCGCTCTATAAGCAGCTTGGCTTCAGTGAGTTGAGGTCCGGGACATACTACGTAAGGAAGAGCATGGCGGAAAATGCGGTCAAATAA